In Gossypium arboreum isolate Shixiya-1 chromosome 6, ASM2569848v2, whole genome shotgun sequence, the following are encoded in one genomic region:
- the LOC108484190 gene encoding hydroxyproline O-galactosyltransferase HPGT3, with protein sequence MEGLPTTTKGDKRWRSKNLQTSKPSLLMAFFSCIAWLYVAGRLWQDAENRTLLANLLKKNMEQRPKVLTVEDKLMVLGCKDLEKRIVEAEMDLTLAKSQGYLKNQLRQSESFSEKKLLAVIGVYTGFGSYLKRQTSRGSWMPRGDALKKLEERGVVVRFVIGRSANRGDSLDRHIDEENHRTKDFFILEGHEEAQEELPKKVKFFFSTAVQNWDAEFYVKVNDNIDIDLEGLIGLLEHRRGQDSAYVGCMKSGEVVSEEGKDWYEPDWWKFGDEKSYFQHASGSLFILSKNLAQYINVNSASLKTYAYDDTSVGSWMMGVKATYIDDNRLCCGSIRQDKVCSLA encoded by the exons ATGGAGGGTTTACCTACGACCACTAAAGGAGATAAACGATGGAGATCTAAGAATCTGCAAACATCCAAGCCTTCTTTGTTGATGGCTTTTTTCTCTTGCATCGCTTGGCTCTATGTCGCTGGCCG GTTGTGGCAAGATGCGGAAAACAGAACATTGCTTGCTAATCTTCTTAAGAAGAACATGGAACAG AGACCAAAGGTTCTTACTGTTGAAGATAAGCTGATGGTCCTAGGATGCAA GGATCTAGAGAAGAGGATTGTAGAAGCAGAGATGGACTTGACGTTAGCTAAGAGTCAAGGATACCTCAAGAACCAGTTGCGACAAAGTGAGTCTTTTTCAGAAAAAAAGCTTCTTGCAGTTATTGGCGTTTATACTGGATTTGGTAGTTATTTGAAGCGACAAACATCTAGAGGATCTTGGATGCCTAGAG GTGATGCGTTAAAAAAACTGGAGGAAAGAGGAGTAGTGGTACGATTTGTAATTGGTCGGAG TGCTAATCGAGGTGATAGCTTGGATCGCCACATTGATGAGGAAAATCATAGGACAAAGGATTTCTTTATTCTT GAGGGTCATGAGGAGGCTCAAGAGGAGCTCCCTAAGAAAGTAAAATTCTTCTTCAGTACCGCAGTTCAAAATTGGGATGCTGAGTTTTATGTAAAAGTTAATGATAATATTGATATTGATCTAG AGGGATTGATTGGACTTCTCGAACACCGACGTGGACAAGACAGTGCTTATGTTGGATGCATGAAGTCAGGAGAAGTGGTTTCTGAAGA GGGAAAGGATTGGTATGAACCTGATTGGTGGAAATTTGGGGATGAGAAATC GTACTTCCAACATGCCTCTGGTTCCCTTTTTATTCTCTCCAAAAATCTTGCTCAGTATATCAATGTAAACAG TGCATCTTTGAAGACTTATGCATATGATGATACATCTGTGGGATCTTGGATGATGGGTGTTAAGGCAACTTATATAGACGATAATCGTCTTTGCTGTGGTAGCATCAGACAAG ATAAGGTGTGTTCTTTGGCTTGA